In Panthera leo isolate Ple1 chromosome E3, P.leo_Ple1_pat1.1, whole genome shotgun sequence, a genomic segment contains:
- the LOC122210161 gene encoding cytochrome P450 3A12-like, with protein sequence MDLLPSFSIETWLLLATSLVLLYLYGTYTRGLFKKLGIPGPKPLPFVGTALGYRQSFCEFDKKCFKTYGRMWGFYDGRQPVLAITDPDMIKTVLVKECYSVFTNRRSLGPVGFMKSAISLSEDEQWKRIRTVLSPTFTSGKLKEMFPIIGQYGDVLVRNLRKEAEKGNPVTLKDIFGAYSMDVITGTSFGVNIDSLNNPQDPFVENTKNLLKFSFLDPLFFSNILFPFLTPVFELLNIWMFPKKVTDFFTKSVKRMKESRLKDKQKHQVDLLQLMINSQNSKETDTHKALSDLELVAQSIMFIFAGYETTSTSLSFLVYELATHPDVQQKLQEEIDATFPDKAPPTYDALVQMEYLDMVLNEALRLYPIVGRLERVCKRDVEISGVFIPKGAVVMVPTFTLHRDLDLWPEPEEFCPERFNKKNKDSINPYIYLPFGTGPRNCIGMRFAIMNMKLALVRVLQNFSFKPCKETQIPPKLNALSIIQPEKPIVLKVELRDGSVNRA encoded by the exons ATGGACCTGCTCCCAAGCTTTTCCATAGAAACCTGGCTTCTCCTGGCTACCAGCCTGGTGCTCCTGTATCT ATATGGGACCTACACACGTGGACTTTTTAAGAAGCTCGGAATTCCTGGGCCAAAACCTCTGCCTTTTGTGGGAACTGCTCTGGGGTACCGTCAG agcttttgtgaatttgacaagaaatgttttaaaacatatggAAGAATGTGGGG GTTTTATGATGGGCGGCAGCCAGTGTTGGCGATCACAGATCCAGACATGATCAAAACAGTACTAGTGAAAGAATGCTATTCTGTCTTCACAAACCGGCGG AGTCTTGGTCCAGTAGGATTTATGAAAAGTGCCATTTCTCTGTCTGAGGATGAACAATGGAAGAGAATACGAACAGTGCTATCTCCAACCTTCACCAGTGGGAAGCTCAAGGA GATGTTCCCCATCATTGGCCAGTATGGAGATGTGTTGGTGAGGAAcctgaggaaggaggcagagaaaggcaatCCTGTCACCTTGAAAGA CATCTTTGGGGCCTACAGCATGGATGTGATTACTGGTACCTCCTTTGGAGTGAACATTGATTCCCTCAACAACCCACAAGATCCCTTTGTGGAAAATACGAAGaatctcttaaaattttccttccttgatCCACTTTTCTTCTCAAATA TACTCTTCCCATTCCTTACCCCAGTTTTTGAACTATTAAATATCTGGATGTTTCCAAAAAAAGTTACTGATTTTTTCACAAAATCTGTAAAAAGGATGAAGGAAAGTCgcctcaaagataaacaaaag CACCAAGTGGATTTGCTCCAGCTGATGATTAACTCCCAGAATTCCAAAGAAACAGACACCCATAAAG CTCTGTCTGATCTAGAGCTTGTGGCCCAatctattatgtttatttttgctggCTATGAGACCACAAgcacttctctttccttccttgtgtATGAATTGGCCACTCACCCTGATGTCCAGCAGAAACTGCAGGAGGAGATTGATGCGACTTTCCCCGATAAG gcACCTCCCACTTATGATGCCCTTGTACAGATGGAGTATCTTGACATGGTGTTGAATGAAGCTCTCAGATTATATCCAATCGTTGGTAGACTTGAGAGGGTCTGTAAGAGAGATGTGGAAATCAGTGGTGTGTTCATTCCCAAAGGGGCAGTAGTGATGGTGCCAACTTTTACTCTTCACCGGGACCTGGATCTCTGGCCAGAGCCTGAGGAATTCTGTCCTGAAAG GTTCAACAAGAAGAACAAGGATAGTATAAATCCTTATATATACCTGCCTTTTGGAACTGGACCCCGAAACTGCATTGGCATGAGGTTCGCGATTATGAACATGAAACTTGCCCTTGTCAGAGTCCTGCAGAACTTCTCCTTCAAGCCTTGTAAAGAAACACAG ATCCCACCGAAATTAAACGCTCTAAGTATTATTCAACCAGAAAAACCCATTGTTCTCAAGGTTGAGCTGAGAGATGGGAGTGTGAATCGAGCTTGA